One window of the Salminus brasiliensis chromosome 1, fSalBra1.hap2, whole genome shotgun sequence genome contains the following:
- the castor2 gene encoding cytosolic arginine sensor for mTORC1 subunit 2 yields MELHILEHSLKVASIAKEGIQICTHGLIKLAFLPSKTRCKFFSLTETPEDYTIIVDEDGFKELPQSEYLSVADATWLALNVVSGGGSATSSQPIGVTKIAKSVIAPLADHNISVFMLSTYQTDFILVRERDLPMVMHTLSSEFTLLRVVNGETVAANCSGVTNGFVKPKLVPRPIIHPLSSPSNMFCVTSLDPDTLPSVATLLMDVMFYSGGGKEAGAQNEDSGHIRFFSFSLIEGYISLVMDEQTTRRFPNNVLFTSASGELWKMVRIGGQPLGFDECGIVAQISEPLATADIPAYYISTFKFDHALVPEENIQSVIGALRTNESTGQ; encoded by the exons ATggaactgcacattttagagcacaGTCTGAAAGTAGCTAGTATAGCAAAAGAGGGCATCCAGATCTGCACTCACGGATTAATCAAACTAGCTTTCCTGCCCTCTAAAACGAG atGTAAGTTCTTCAGTTTGACTGAAACGCCTGAGGATTACACCATTATAGTGGACGAAGATGGCTTTAAAG AACTGCCCCAGTCGGAGTATCTTAGCGTGGCAGATGCAACATGGCTGGCTCTGAATGTGGTGTCAGGAGGCGGGAGCGCCACCAGCTCTCAGCCAATCGGGGTGACCAAAATCGCCAAGTCAGTCATCGCACCCCTGGCTGATCACAACATCTCTGTATTCATGCTATCAACCTATCAAACTGACTTTATACTG GTCCGGGAGAGAGATCTACCCATGGTCATGCACACCCTCTCCTCGGAGTTCACCCTCCTCAGGGTGGTGAACGGAGAGACTGTAGCCGCCAACTGCTCCGGAGTCACCAACGGTTTCGTCAAGCCTAAACTGG TCCCTCGTCCCATCATTCACCCTCTCTCCAGTCCCAGTAACATGTTCTGTGTGACAAGTCTGGACCCGGACACTCTGCCCTCAGTGGCCACTCTGCTCATGGACGTTATGTTCTACTCAGGCGG AGGGAAGGAGGCAGGAGCGCAGAATGAGGATTCGGGCCACATCcgcttcttctccttctccctgATCGAGGGCTACATCTCCCTGGTCATGGACGAGCAGACAACTCGAAG GTTTCCCAACAATGTCCTTTTCACCAGCGCTTCAGGGGAGCTTTGGAAAATGGTTAGGATTGGAGGACAGCCTTTAGGATTTG ATGAATGTGGGATTGTGGCTCAAATATCTGAACCATTGGCGACAGCTGACATTCCAGCCTATTACATCAGCACCTTCAAGTTTGACCACGCTCTG GTCCCTGAGGAGAATATCCAGAGTGTGATTGGAGCTTTGAGGACCAATGAGAGCACAGGACAGTGA